One window from the genome of Enterobacteriaceae bacterium Kacie_13 encodes:
- a CDS encoding GNAT family N-acetyltransferase → MVSPLHIRPYEEADRPFLRTLYLAARKDTWTWLEDADYKLEDFDRAVIGETILVAERDGHVLGFASIFTQENFLHNLFIDPQFQGTGAGSALLYAAEKIFTRTGSLKCLVKSKKSVGFYLSKGWTVVATGDSPKGEYYLFHSSKK, encoded by the coding sequence TTGGTATCACCACTTCACATTCGCCCTTACGAAGAAGCCGATCGCCCTTTTTTACGCACGCTGTATCTGGCCGCACGTAAAGACACCTGGACGTGGCTGGAAGACGCTGACTACAAGCTGGAAGATTTTGACCGCGCCGTGATCGGCGAAACGATTCTGGTGGCCGAGCGCGATGGCCATGTGCTCGGCTTCGCCTCCATTTTCACTCAGGAGAATTTTCTGCATAACTTGTTTATCGATCCCCAATTTCAGGGGACGGGCGCTGGCAGCGCATTACTGTATGCAGCAGAAAAAATCTTCACCCGCACCGGTTCGCTGAAATGTTTAGTAAAGAGTAAAAAATCGGTGGGATTCTATTTATCAAAGGGCTGGACTGTAGTCGCCACGGGGGATAGCCCGAAAGGTGAGTATTATCTTTTTCATTCATCGAAGAAATGA
- a CDS encoding LysR family transcriptional regulator — protein sequence MELRHLRYFLAVAEEKHFGRAAERLHIVQPALSMQIRALEEELGGPLFVRTSRRVELTDAGHLLLAQARNTLAQVEHAKLTVQRAIRGELGSIRVGFAGNAVFSGKLMRDLRAFHKAYPEVELIVRELPPQLQADAILAGQLDIGYAPDHAKLHDRALVSERIGNWERRVAMADDHPLAKIPRLKVAMLATEPLIFYDAHDADEYLLHRLIEMLGHPPNIAHRTSSTLSVLALAAAGLGIALVPEPLEQMRIPGLVYRVLDEPDLAANLMLVSRAGETNGAACTFLAMARVIKDTGLISQEAPEK from the coding sequence ATGGAATTACGTCATCTGAGGTATTTTTTGGCGGTTGCCGAAGAGAAGCATTTTGGCCGGGCCGCCGAGAGACTGCACATTGTGCAACCGGCTCTGAGTATGCAGATTCGGGCGCTGGAAGAGGAGCTCGGAGGGCCGCTGTTTGTGCGCACCAGCCGTCGGGTAGAGCTGACTGATGCGGGCCACTTATTGCTCGCCCAGGCGCGCAATACGCTCGCTCAGGTTGAACATGCCAAATTAACGGTCCAGCGCGCTATACGTGGCGAGCTGGGAAGCATACGGGTAGGGTTTGCCGGTAACGCGGTGTTTAGCGGTAAGCTGATGCGTGATCTGCGCGCCTTTCACAAAGCGTATCCCGAGGTGGAATTGATCGTACGGGAACTTCCCCCGCAGCTACAGGCAGACGCGATTCTGGCAGGGCAGTTAGATATTGGTTATGCCCCCGATCACGCTAAATTACACGATCGGGCGCTGGTGTCTGAACGAATCGGTAACTGGGAGAGACGGGTGGCGATGGCTGATGATCATCCTCTGGCCAAAATCCCGCGCCTCAAAGTGGCGATGCTTGCGACAGAACCACTGATTTTCTACGATGCACATGATGCGGATGAATATTTGCTTCACAGGCTGATCGAAATGTTGGGGCATCCGCCGAATATCGCTCATCGTACATCCAGTACCCTGAGTGTTCTGGCACTGGCGGCGGCCGGACTGGGTATTGCGTTAGTGCCTGAGCCTTTAGAGCAGATGCGCATACCGGGACTGGTTTACCGCGTACTGGATGAACCCGATCTGGCCGCCAACCTGATGCTGGTCAGCCGCGCCGGAGAAACCAATGGCGCAGCCTGTACCTTTCTGGCGATGGCGCGAGTGATAAAAGATACCGGGTTAATTTCTCAGGAAGCGCCAGAGAAATAA
- the yehT gene encoding two-component system response regulator BtsR, giving the protein MLKILIVDDEPLARENLRFLLQDEADVSVIGECENAVEALGAINRLQPDVVFLDIHMPRISGLELVGMIDPQRMPHIVFLTAYDEYALQAFEENVFDYLLKPVQASRLEKTLSRLRKHLPEQNITALMAGEPDLALIPCCGQNRIYLLSFEEVIFVSSRVSGVFVNRADGSECFTELTLRTLENRTQLLRCHRQFLINISHLREIRFDDNGLAELVMKNEVRVPVSRRYLKSLKAQLGL; this is encoded by the coding sequence ATGCTGAAAATATTGATTGTTGATGACGAGCCGCTGGCGCGTGAAAACCTGCGTTTTTTGTTACAGGATGAAGCGGATGTCAGCGTAATCGGCGAATGTGAAAACGCGGTGGAAGCGCTGGGTGCAATCAACCGGCTGCAACCGGACGTGGTGTTTCTCGATATCCATATGCCGCGTATCAGCGGGCTGGAGCTGGTCGGGATGATTGATCCGCAGCGCATGCCACACATTGTATTTCTCACTGCGTATGACGAGTATGCATTACAGGCGTTCGAAGAGAACGTGTTTGATTATCTGCTCAAGCCGGTACAGGCATCGCGGCTGGAGAAAACCCTTAGCCGCCTGCGCAAGCATCTGCCGGAACAAAATATCACTGCGCTGATGGCCGGCGAACCGGATCTGGCGCTGATCCCCTGCTGCGGCCAGAACCGCATTTATCTGCTTTCTTTCGAAGAGGTGATTTTTGTCAGTTCGCGGGTCAGCGGAGTTTTCGTAAACCGCGCCGACGGCAGTGAGTGTTTTACTGAACTGACGCTGCGCACGCTGGAAAATCGTACGCAACTGCTGCGTTGCCACCGGCAGTTTTTGATCAACATAAGCCATCTGCGGGAAATTCGTTTTGACGACAACGGACTGGCGGAGCTGGTGATGAAAAACGAGGTGCGCGTACCGGTCAGCCGTCGTTATCTGAAATCCCTGAAAGCTCAACTCGGGCTCTGA
- a CDS encoding carbon starvation protein A produces MQHALTFVIATLCILTICYRLYGVFFVRKVLKADDAQVTPSHLLEDGKDYVPTKKWVNFGSHFAAIAAAGPLVGPVLAAQYGYLPGMLWLLIGCVVGGAVHDTVVLFASMKHRGKSLSEVAKRELGPVAGWCTGLAMLFIITITMAGLSMVVVHALERNPWGTFAVFMTIPVAICVGLWERLTGSMKAASWVGIIAIMACVVIGPYIQASAFGEWLSLRASTVSLVLPIYAFFATALPVWMLLTPRGYLSSFMKIGVFGALIVGVVFINPEIQFPAITQFIHGGGPVLAGPVWPFISITIACGAISGFHAFIGSGTTPKQIDKWSDILPVGFGAMLAECVVGVMALIAATALHPADYFAINSAPEVFAGLGMQVVNLPTLSQEIGLDLSGRTGGAVTLAVGMADIFTRIPWFSHLSSYFFQFVVMFEAVFILTAVDSGTRVARYLLQDFFGDLWAPLKRTDWWPGAVACSIVACLLWGYLLNSGDINSVWALFGVSNQLMASIGLMIGATIILRLADKRRYMLTCLIPLAYLYVTVNYAAYWMVAHVYFNSAAKGFNMFNGTISIIMVALGAVIMVASILRWITLWQARSEGGVVEDVAATM; encoded by the coding sequence ATGCAACACGCACTGACTTTTGTCATCGCGACTCTGTGTATCCTGACCATCTGTTACCGGCTTTACGGCGTGTTTTTCGTCCGTAAAGTGCTGAAAGCCGATGATGCTCAGGTCACGCCGTCGCATTTACTGGAAGACGGGAAAGACTACGTCCCGACGAAAAAATGGGTCAACTTTGGCAGCCACTTCGCGGCTATTGCGGCGGCGGGGCCACTGGTCGGCCCTGTACTGGCGGCGCAGTACGGTTATCTGCCTGGCATGTTATGGCTGCTGATCGGTTGCGTGGTCGGCGGCGCGGTACACGATACCGTGGTGTTATTTGCCTCAATGAAACACCGGGGTAAGTCCCTGTCGGAAGTCGCTAAGCGTGAACTCGGGCCGGTAGCAGGCTGGTGTACCGGTCTGGCGATGTTATTTATCATCACTATTACCATGGCCGGTTTGTCGATGGTGGTAGTACATGCCCTTGAGCGTAACCCGTGGGGAACGTTTGCCGTCTTCATGACCATTCCGGTGGCGATTTGCGTCGGCCTTTGGGAACGTCTGACCGGCAGCATGAAAGCCGCTTCGTGGGTAGGCATTATTGCGATTATGGCCTGCGTGGTGATCGGGCCGTATATTCAGGCCTCGGCGTTTGGCGAATGGCTCAGTCTGCGCGCCTCTACCGTCAGCCTTGTCTTACCGATTTATGCGTTCTTCGCGACCGCTCTACCGGTGTGGATGTTACTGACGCCGCGCGGTTATCTCTCCAGCTTCATGAAAATCGGCGTGTTCGGTGCGCTGATCGTCGGCGTGGTGTTCATCAACCCGGAAATTCAGTTCCCGGCGATAACGCAGTTTATCCACGGCGGCGGCCCGGTGCTGGCCGGTCCGGTCTGGCCGTTTATCTCGATCACTATCGCCTGTGGCGCAATATCCGGTTTCCACGCATTTATCGGTTCCGGCACAACGCCGAAGCAGATAGACAAATGGAGTGACATCTTGCCCGTCGGTTTTGGGGCGATGCTAGCGGAGTGCGTGGTCGGCGTAATGGCGCTGATTGCTGCCACCGCGCTGCATCCGGCGGATTATTTTGCGATTAACTCAGCGCCGGAAGTGTTTGCCGGTCTGGGCATGCAGGTGGTGAATCTGCCGACGCTTAGCCAGGAAATCGGCTTAGATCTCAGCGGGCGCACCGGTGGTGCGGTGACGCTGGCGGTGGGCATGGCGGATATCTTCACCCGCATTCCGTGGTTCAGCCATTTATCCTCCTATTTCTTCCAGTTCGTGGTGATGTTCGAGGCGGTATTCATCCTGACGGCGGTCGATTCCGGCACCCGCGTAGCGCGCTATCTGTTGCAGGATTTCTTCGGCGACCTGTGGGCACCGCTGAAACGCACAGACTGGTGGCCGGGCGCGGTGGCATGCAGTATTGTCGCCTGCCTGCTGTGGGGATATCTTCTGAACTCCGGTGATATCAACTCGGTCTGGGCGCTGTTTGGCGTCTCCAACCAGCTGATGGCTTCAATCGGACTGATGATCGGCGCGACCATTATTCTGCGTCTGGCGGATAAACGCCGCTACATGCTGACCTGTCTGATCCCGCTGGCGTACCTGTATGTCACCGTGAACTACGCAGCGTACTGGATGGTGGCTCATGTCTATTTCAATTCGGCGGCCAAAGGCTTCAACATGTTCAACGGTACGATTTCCATCATTATGGTCGCGCTCGGTGCGGTGATTATGGTGGCATCAATCCTGCGATGGATAACACTGTGGCAGGCGCGCAGTGAAGGCGGCGTGGTCGAGGACGTGGCGGCGACGATGTAA
- a CDS encoding DUF3313 family protein: MKKIKLLQAALVTGALLLAGCTSHVTQSEKFSGFLGDYSNLKETKTASGTPVLRWIDPSFKTSNYSYLMFEPIKFFPEPQPTPQISKETLQGVLDYANSRLKPAMGERLQLTDHAGPRTLIFKGAITGVNTSAEGLQFYEVIPVALVIAGTETATGHRTRDTEVYFEGELIDSSTGKPVFKVVRKGFGKQVSNDTQKVTANDLKVVVDSLANDTKLFQAN; encoded by the coding sequence ATGAAAAAAATAAAACTGCTGCAGGCTGCACTTGTGACCGGTGCCCTGCTCTTAGCTGGCTGTACCAGTCATGTCACTCAGAGCGAAAAATTTTCTGGTTTCCTTGGTGATTACTCCAATCTTAAAGAAACCAAAACTGCGTCAGGCACGCCTGTGTTGCGCTGGATTGATCCTTCTTTTAAAACATCAAACTATTCTTACCTGATGTTTGAGCCGATCAAATTCTTTCCGGAACCACAACCTACCCCTCAAATCAGTAAGGAAACACTGCAGGGTGTTCTGGACTACGCCAACAGTCGCCTGAAACCGGCCATGGGTGAGCGTCTGCAGCTGACCGACCATGCAGGCCCGCGCACGCTTATCTTCAAAGGTGCCATCACTGGTGTGAATACGTCAGCCGAAGGTCTGCAATTCTATGAGGTGATCCCAGTTGCACTGGTGATTGCAGGCACTGAAACAGCGACCGGCCATCGTACCCGTGATACCGAAGTGTATTTCGAAGGCGAACTGATCGACTCCAGCACGGGTAAACCCGTCTTCAAAGTGGTACGTAAAGGCTTCGGCAAACAAGTGTCCAACGACACCCAAAAAGTTACCGCAAATGATCTGAAAGTCGTGGTCGATAGTCTGGCAAACGACACAAAGTTATTCCAGGCCAACTGA
- the thiM gene encoding hydroxyethylthiazole kinase, whose protein sequence is MNVRPSVFPGAIAAGSLQQLRHSSPLVHCLTNDVVQSFTANVLLALGASPAMVVDPAEAAQFSAIADALLVNVGTLTHPHANAMLAAIQAANQAGKPWVLDPVAVGGLHWRTEFCLDIIKLNPSAIRGNASEIRALSGLNASGRGVDSGDDSLSALPAARQLARETGAIVAVTGEKDYVTDGDRCWSVPGGHPMMTRVVGTGCALSAVVAAFISLPGDRLDNVAAACRVMSCAGERACVTVKGPGSFTPEFLDNLYLMNAEWLTGEARL, encoded by the coding sequence ATGAACGTCCGACCTTCCGTATTTCCCGGTGCGATTGCCGCCGGTTCTTTGCAACAACTCCGCCATTCATCACCGCTGGTCCATTGCCTGACCAACGACGTGGTGCAATCTTTTACTGCCAATGTTTTGTTAGCGCTGGGTGCGTCTCCGGCGATGGTGGTTGATCCTGCCGAAGCGGCGCAGTTTAGCGCCATTGCTGATGCCTTACTGGTCAACGTCGGTACGCTGACGCATCCTCACGCCAATGCAATGCTGGCGGCTATTCAGGCGGCGAATCAGGCCGGAAAACCCTGGGTGCTGGATCCGGTGGCCGTTGGTGGCCTGCACTGGCGCACCGAATTTTGTCTCGACATCATCAAACTCAATCCCTCTGCCATTCGCGGCAACGCCTCTGAAATCCGCGCACTCAGCGGTCTGAATGCGTCTGGCCGCGGTGTTGACAGCGGTGATGACTCTCTTTCTGCCTTGCCCGCGGCCCGGCAGCTGGCGCGTGAAACCGGTGCGATTGTCGCTGTCACCGGTGAGAAAGATTATGTGACCGACGGCGATCGCTGTTGGTCGGTACCGGGCGGCCATCCTATGATGACCCGCGTGGTCGGTACCGGCTGTGCGCTGTCGGCGGTGGTGGCTGCTTTCATTTCGTTGCCGGGCGACCGGCTGGATAACGTCGCGGCAGCCTGTCGTGTTATGTCCTGTGCCGGTGAACGCGCCTGCGTAACGGTGAAAGGGCCGGGCAGCTTTACGCCAGAGTTCCTCGATAATTTGTACTTAATGAACGCAGAGTGGTTAACCGGGGAGGCGCGGCTATGA
- a CDS encoding nuclear transport factor 2 family protein, producing the protein MQHYLEDRLQITDLMTGWIHRDLGQWDALRELFHPDGTIEITWFEGLASEFIDGSMKMGASDARTKHLIGTPVVTFNQAATKAIVETNAMIIGENVKLNVGCVGHNRFYDLVEKRDGLWKLLRRQSIYDMASFTFPMGPVDIDRAVAAKYPREYAALAYMLEKSGFPVKRVFATRGSELEKEIKATGAAWLMQ; encoded by the coding sequence ATGCAACATTATCTTGAAGATCGTCTGCAAATAACCGACCTGATGACCGGCTGGATCCATCGTGATCTGGGTCAGTGGGATGCGCTTCGTGAGCTTTTTCATCCTGATGGCACCATTGAAATCACCTGGTTTGAAGGATTGGCCAGTGAATTTATTGATGGTTCAATGAAAATGGGCGCGTCAGACGCCCGGACGAAACACCTGATCGGCACACCTGTGGTGACGTTCAATCAGGCGGCGACGAAAGCGATTGTCGAGACCAATGCCATGATCATCGGCGAGAACGTCAAGCTCAACGTGGGGTGTGTCGGGCATAACCGTTTTTATGATTTGGTAGAAAAGCGTGACGGTCTCTGGAAACTGCTGCGCCGCCAAAGCATCTACGATATGGCGAGCTTCACTTTCCCGATGGGGCCGGTCGATATTGATCGCGCTGTCGCGGCGAAATATCCACGTGAATATGCGGCGCTGGCCTACATGCTGGAAAAAAGTGGTTTCCCGGTCAAACGCGTTTTTGCCACTCGCGGTAGCGAGTTAGAAAAAGAAATAAAAGCCACCGGCGCTGCCTGGCTAATGCAGTGA
- a CDS encoding sensor histidine kinase: protein MYEFNLVLLLLQQMCVYLVIAYLLSKTPLFIPLMHVTVRLPHKLLCYFMFSMFCIMGTYFGLHIQDSIANTRAIGAVLGGLLGGPVVGVLVGLTGGLHRYSLGGMTALSCMISTVMEGLLGGIVHRVLMRRGRIDRLFNPLTVAGVTLFAEVLQMAIILMVARPYDEALRLVKSIATPMMVTNTIGAAMFMRILLDRRAMFERYTTAFSARALNIAACTEGVLRQGFNQENTSRVAQIIYQELDIGAVAITDREKLLAFVGIGDDHHLPGSPILSEHSHHAIEHNEVVYADGNEVPYRCTQSPSCKLGSTLVIPLRGENQEVIGTIKLYEARNRLFSSINRTLGEGIASLLSAQILAGQYERHKQLLIQSEIKLLHAQVNPHFLFNALNTLVAVIRRDSQQAGELVQHLSTFFRKNLKRPQEVVTLADEIEHVEAYLHIERARFSDRLSVTFDFPVVLQQLFLPAFTLQPLVENAIKHGTSQLLGAGHIRLSAIEEGDCLVLTVEDNAGLYVPSACGNGLGMSLVDRRLRGRYGDEFGLHVECEPEQFTRVILRLPLRSQHAENIDC, encoded by the coding sequence ATGTATGAGTTCAATTTGGTTTTGTTGCTGTTGCAGCAAATGTGCGTTTATTTAGTTATCGCGTACTTACTCAGTAAAACCCCGCTGTTTATTCCGCTGATGCACGTTACCGTTCGGTTGCCGCACAAACTGTTGTGCTATTTCATGTTCTCGATGTTCTGCATCATGGGCACCTATTTTGGTCTGCATATTCAGGACTCTATCGCCAATACCCGCGCGATCGGTGCGGTACTCGGCGGTTTACTGGGCGGGCCGGTGGTTGGTGTGCTGGTCGGGTTGACCGGCGGATTGCACCGGTATTCTCTGGGCGGAATGACGGCGCTGAGTTGCATGATCTCGACGGTGATGGAAGGACTGCTCGGCGGTATCGTACACCGCGTGCTGATGCGGCGGGGGCGTATCGACCGGTTATTTAATCCGCTGACCGTCGCAGGTGTTACGCTTTTTGCCGAAGTGCTGCAGATGGCGATCATTCTGATGGTCGCCCGTCCCTATGACGAAGCACTGCGGCTGGTGAAAAGTATTGCCACGCCGATGATGGTGACCAATACCATTGGCGCGGCGATGTTCATGCGGATTCTGCTCGACCGGCGGGCGATGTTCGAACGCTACACCACGGCGTTCAGCGCCCGCGCACTGAATATTGCGGCCTGTACCGAGGGCGTGTTGCGGCAGGGGTTTAATCAGGAAAATACGTCGCGGGTAGCGCAGATTATTTATCAGGAGCTGGATATCGGCGCGGTGGCGATCACCGATCGCGAGAAGCTGCTGGCGTTTGTCGGGATCGGCGATGATCACCATCTGCCGGGCTCGCCGATTTTGTCTGAACATTCACACCACGCTATTGAACACAACGAGGTGGTCTACGCTGACGGCAATGAAGTGCCGTATCGCTGCACGCAAAGTCCGTCCTGTAAGCTAGGGTCGACGTTGGTGATCCCGCTGCGCGGCGAGAATCAGGAGGTGATCGGCACGATCAAATTGTACGAAGCCCGCAATAGGCTGTTCAGTTCGATCAACCGCACGCTGGGTGAAGGGATTGCCAGTTTACTGTCGGCGCAGATCCTCGCCGGACAGTATGAGCGCCACAAGCAACTGCTGATCCAGTCGGAAATCAAACTGTTGCACGCACAGGTGAACCCTCACTTTCTGTTTAACGCGCTCAATACCCTGGTGGCGGTGATTCGTCGCGACAGCCAGCAGGCGGGCGAGCTGGTGCAGCATCTTTCTACCTTCTTTCGTAAAAATCTTAAAAGGCCACAGGAAGTGGTGACGCTGGCCGATGAAATCGAGCATGTGGAAGCCTATCTGCATATCGAACGCGCGCGGTTCAGCGACCGACTCAGCGTGACATTTGATTTCCCGGTCGTGCTGCAACAGCTGTTTTTACCGGCTTTTACGCTGCAACCGCTGGTCGAAAATGCTATCAAGCACGGGACGTCGCAATTGCTGGGCGCCGGGCACATCCGGCTTTCTGCCATTGAAGAGGGGGATTGTCTGGTGCTGACCGTCGAGGATAATGCCGGGCTGTATGTGCCGTCAGCTTGCGGAAATGGTCTGGGAATGAGTCTGGTCGATCGCCGCCTGCGCGGACGTTATGGCGATGAATTTGGTTTGCATGTGGAATGCGAGCCGGAACAGTTTACCCGCGTCATTTTACGGTTACCGTTAAGGAGTCAGCATGCTGAAAATATTGATTGTTGA